The Thalassolituus oleivorans MIL-1 genome includes the window ACCCTAGATAGGCTATTAACCTATGCCGGTTTTCAAGACCGGTGCTTTCAGCCGCTCAGCCATCCCTCCGAACCGAGACGTATAATACCCGATATTTATGGACCGTCAATAATTTTTTAACTAAAAATCAACGTTTTAGCGAAATTTTTTAAAATACACTTAATGATCCGCCATCTCGCCTTTCTGTTTGGTTTTACCTCAAAGTAAACTTATCATTGTCGGTGACTTAGACTAGGCACACATATGGCAACCTTTACACTGCTTGTTACATCAAGTCCAAACTCTACAGACCTACACCTAGCAGCGACTGAATTTGCAAATGCAGCTGTCAAGGATGGTCACATCATACGGCGAGTGTTCTTTTATGGTGACGGTGTTTATGCAGGGCTAGCCTCCCAGCAACCGCCGCAGGGGCAAGAATCTGCATTACACCTCTGGCGGCAATTGAAAGAAGATTTAGACACTCCACTTCAGGCATGCATTGCCAATTCATTGCGTCGAGGAGTTACAGATTGCCGTGAAGCGAAACGATACAACCTCGGTGAAGCGACGCTAGCGGATTGCTTCGAGTTGTGCGGATTGGGCGAGATGGCGGAAGCTCTGAATGATAGCGACCGAGTAATTCAATTTTAAACAGAAGCCGACACCTGTGAAAAAGCTCCTAATTACCATTAATACCGCCCCTACTCCCGATACCGAAACATTGGAGTTTGTATTGGCGATGCTCGCATTCGATCACGAAGTTCGCCTGACGTTTATCGGTGATGGAATCTTTTGGCTGATAACTAATCAGCAAGCCCGAAAACCAGCAGGAAAATCTCCGCAAAAGTTAATAGCTGCACTAGAGATGTACGGCTGTGAGCATATAACCTACTTCGAAAATCAGTTAACAGCGCGCGGATTGGCAACAACCAACATCAACCAATCGGCCACATCTCTCTCAGAAGAAGCGTACGCCAGTTGGCAAGCGGACGCAGACCACTGCATGGTGCTTTAATGATTCTCCATCAAATCCTATCCGGCAAAACACAAACATTAACAGACCTAAGCACTGTCATTAACCCGCATGACGGCCTAATGCTGATCGGTGACGGCTGCTATCAAATTAGCAATCGGAAACTCACTGCGATGACGTCGAATATTTTTGCTCGAACACAAGATGTGGACTGCAGGGGTTTAGCGAATCTAGCGCAAGAAATTGACCTAAAACTCATTAACGACGCAGAATGGGTTGGCCTAACATTGCGATTCAACAAGGTTGTTAGCTGGAAATGACATTTAGTACCGATAATGACGGCTTTTTATTAAATCTCGCCGATTGGAATGCTGATGTCGCTCAGAGCATTGCCTCCAACGAAGGTATCGAACTGAGCAATGCGCACTGGGAGGTTCTAC containing:
- the tusD gene encoding sulfurtransferase complex subunit TusD, which encodes MATFTLLVTSSPNSTDLHLAATEFANAAVKDGHIIRRVFFYGDGVYAGLASQQPPQGQESALHLWRQLKEDLDTPLQACIANSLRRGVTDCREAKRYNLGEATLADCFELCGLGEMAEALNDSDRVIQF
- a CDS encoding DsrE family protein, with protein sequence MKKLLITINTAPTPDTETLEFVLAMLAFDHEVRLTFIGDGIFWLITNQQARKPAGKSPQKLIAALEMYGCEHITYFENQLTARGLATTNINQSATSLSEEAYASWQADADHCMVL
- a CDS encoding DsrH/TusB family sulfur relay protein, translating into MILHQILSGKTQTLTDLSTVINPHDGLMLIGDGCYQISNRKLTAMTSNIFARTQDVDCRGLANLAQEIDLKLINDAEWVGLTLRFNKVVSWK